Below is a window of Syntrophorhabdaceae bacterium DNA.
GTCAAGTTAACCGTATATTCATCGAGGGAATACTACCCTTCAAAAGTGTCGCAAATCTCCTGAGTTCTTTTTATTCACAGGCAAAGAGTTTCCAGTCAAGCGTTCCCAAGCCTGTAAGGTAATCCCCCACCCCTGCTATAGTGGACGCCCCGGTGATAGTATTAGGTATCCCCCTGATTGTCAAGCATGAGGACTTATGGCAATCTTATGCCAACGACGAGGTGATGATGACGGTTCTGTGCAAAGTAATCCCCCTTAAGACGGCAATGACTTCCGCCTACGATATAATGAGGACTGACCTTGAAGAACCCATGGATGGCGCAGAGAGAGCTGCACTTATCAACAAGATCCTGTGTGTCGCGAAGGAGATGGAAGATGAATGGGAAAACGACCATTCTTCCCCAGCCATCAGGGATAAGATCCATTTGTTTGTTCATTACCTGCGAAGGTTACAGGTATCTTAGGAAAAGACGAAAACCAGCCTGATCCAATATTTGAAAAAACAGGGGTGTTTCGAGAAGGCGAATTCCTCAGGGAGCCGCAGGTGCAATCCCTGGACGCTATCGAGCACCTGACGTAAGGAATAGATCAATGAACAAGATGATGTTTACCATACTGCGGATCCTCGATAAATATGAGGAGGTCGTGGGTTCCGCCGAGTTGTCCAGAGAACTCTTAAACCATGGGATAGAACTTTCCGAGAGGACAGTCCGCTATTACCTCAAACTTCTCGACCAGATGGGAATGACGAGGATCCGGGGCAAGAGAGGACGAGTGATTACCGAAAAAGGGAAAGGTGAGGTCAGCAAAGCCTTTGTGTCGGAAAGGATCAAATTTGTCATCAGTAAGATCGACAGCCTCTCCTATCTCACGGATTTCAACATCGATTCTCTAACTGGAAACATAATCCTCAACATATCCTTCTTTCCCGAGCACAAACTGAAGGATGCGGTAAGGGTAATGGCAAAAGCATTCGACTCCCCCTATGTGATGAGTCGCAGAATTGCCTTTGCAAAAGGCGGGGAAAGGATAGGAGACGTTCAGGTCCCGCGGGGATACGTGGGTCTTGGCACCGTCTGCAGTATCACGCTGAACGGTATTTTTCTCAAGTCGGGGATACCGGTGACCTCACGGTACGGGGGGGTTGTCGAGATCAGGGATGGGGTCCCGTCAAGATTCACCTCGCTCATAAGCTACGAGGGTTCGTCCATGGATCCTCTGGAGATCTTGATCAAGAGCCGGACTACCGATGTGATCGGGGCAATTGCGGGCAATAACGGTAGAATTCTTGCCAGTTTCCGCGAAATTCCCGTGGTGAGCATCAGGGAAGCAGAAATCCTCACAGAAAAAATGTCCCGCAAAGAGATTGGGCGGAACATCCTCTTTGGCAAGCCGAACCAACCGCTTCTGGATGTGCCTGTAGGAATTGATAAGGTTGGCATGATCGTCGTTGGCGGTCTAAACCCTGTTGCGGCTGCGGAAGAAGCCGGAATTTTCACGGAAAACAGGGCCATGTCGACACTCTACGAATATTCACGGCTGCTCACTTTCAACGAAGCGGCGAGTGATCTTCTGTAGTCCTACGCAAAACAGATGAGCTTTTGGGAAATGATATCCGCCATCACACAGAGTCGTTGTCCCTTCGTCTCATAAACCTTTACAACATTCTGGAATTTTGAGCTCTCCGGCACAAGTGCTGGGAACACGTTGTCAAAACGGTCAAGTATCTCTTTCTGGAATATGACCTCTGGATTGTCAGGAAAGAGAGCGAGATAAAAGATATTTGTCTCAACAAGATCCTGGAAGAAATGGGTGCCAAAGGAGAGTTCGGGTATGAGATTACCGCCCATGTAGGCGATTTCGGCCAAAAAACTTATGTTGTTGATCTCCGAGAACCTCACAGAAACACCGAGGGACGGGATTGTCGAGCCCCACCTTCCAGGTCCCAGGAGCAAGGTAGGCATATCATCGCGGTTCTTAATAAGCTTGTTTAACCTTCCAATGAGTCTTGCGATACTGTACTTATCGGAGACGTTAAGTTTGCTGTATTCCGCCGGATCTACGAATATAACCCGGGCTATGTCTTGAACGATACTGCCTCCCATGAAGTGTCCCTGGATGGAAATAAATACACTATCTCTGTCGATCTGATCCGGTATATTGACCCTTTGTCGGGCCTGACCCCTGGTTTGAACAGGTCTGCATTGAAGAAGATTAATCTTATATTCGTTATACTGCGTGAAATTGACGGTAAATTCAATCTCTACTGGATAATCGTAGGCCTCTTCAAGCGCTTTCAACATGCGGTGCAGCACTCCTGACAATGATGTGTTGGAAAGGAGGTTGTCAAAGGTGAGTATCCATGCTTCCCTGTCCTGGTGGCCAAGCTCTCGCATCCTCTGCGTTGTCTCCGGGTCTCGGACGGCGAAGAGGTCCAGCTTGATATTGAGACCATCCTGGGCCTTGTTCATAAACGATATCGTCTCAAAAGAGTTCGTTTCGATGTTGAGGGTATCGAGATTGTGTTGGGAGAACCGGCGTGCCTCATCAGGAGCGGTATGGGGACGATATAAGGGGTTATCAAGGGCAACTATCCGGGGATAATCGTTCTCAACGCGGTTTACCGCCCTCGTTCCCAGTCCGGCGACAAGCCGTAACATGCCCGCCTTCGGGTCCATCCCCTCTTTCCATACGAAATTGTTGTATGAAATGCCAACACCGGCAAGGTCGGGGAAGAAATAATGTTTCCTGTAGGATCCGGAAACCCTCTGAACCAGCAGCGCCATCTGTTCGTCCTGCTGGTCGAGGCCCCTCTGGAGGCGGTACGCAAGGGCGTCCTCATTCATGGTGCTCGCGAAGATCCTTCGTACCGATTCGACGAAAGTGGCGTAACGCTGTTCAGGAGACCCCTGGTTCACGGAAAAGATGCTGTCATACTTACCGGCAAAGGCGTTACCAAAGGCATCTTCAAGCAGGCTGCTTGACCTGATGATAATCGGAGACTGCCCAAAATATTCGATAAGCTGCTGGAACTGCTCTTTTATCTCGTACGGAAAGTCACCCCCGAGCATCCTTTCTCCGAGAGGGATGGCAGCCTCAAAGTAACCTTCTTTTGTTTTCTGTTCCGTGCGGAGCTTCCAGAGCCCATTTTGAACGATATAGGTATAGAAGATATCTGAACCTATGTAAAAGGAATCATGGTGCTCAAGGTAGTTTTGCCACGGAAGCCACTTGTCCATTTCGAGAATTTTACGGGCGAGGAGCATTCCCACGGTCTTTCCTCCAACAAACCCCGTTCCTATCACCCTCGATTTGATGTCCAGAAGGTCTTCAAGAGTAAAGACCTTCCTGGCAAGGGAAAACATTCGGGTTTCCTTGCCGATCATGATCCTGCACAGCTCATCGATCATCTCCTGACGCTCGTCCGGTTCGCATGACCTATGGGAAAGGTCCTCCGCCTTCATAAAAAGATGGTCCCAGTAATCCAGGTATCTTCTCGGACTTTGGGTTTCCCTTCTCGATATATCGGAGAAGAGTTGCGTGGCATCCACGCTGTTGATGATGGGCGAGAATTCAGCACCCTCTTCGAGATGTGGGAAGAACATTGTCGGCGAATAACGATTCCAGGCTTTCAAGGGGTGTACGCAATAATTATCCCCCGGTTTATACACCTCCAGAAGAAGCTGGGTTGTCTCCCTGATGCGGGCCACGGTCTTGAAGGAGTGGCTGTGTCTCAATATGGAGAAATAGGCGATAGTGTCCAGTTCGAATAGATAGGGACACATAACCACGAAAAAGTTGCCTGTCATGAGATCGGTGGCCCAGACAGACTGAAGGAAGGAAAGGCAGTCAAAGACGTAGAAAACCTCTCGCCCTTCCGTCGTGGCGATGTTGTAAACCTGGGTTGTGAAGGTTTCAAAACCGGTATATGCGTCCAGGGAATATATCCTGGTGCATTCTGGAGGATCGAGCAGGGGCGCATGGTCGGCAAATCGCATATAGACGACGCGTCTTCCCTCCTTGAGGGCTTTCCGGGCGAAGGGAAGAACAAAATGGCGGTAGTCCTCTATCTCGTCCACCTGCCAGACTACATTATCTCCGAGACGGAGGTCGTTGAATACCAGATCAAGACCGGGGAGGCCTGTGCTTACTGGAAGAGATGGCTTCATATAAACCTCTCAAGTACCCGTAATTATATACCAGGACGTGACGTGGTGCGAGCGCTCAATGCAAAAAAGGCTGGATACGGCTCTCCATTTCCTCGTACCGGAAAAGTCTGTTGAAATCGATAAGCCCCCCCAGGGCTCTCGAATAAGCCCTGATGCCTGTTTCCTCAAGGATCGAGACCGGGTTGAGCCCGCCAATCACAATCGCCCCTATCCTGCCTTCACTGACGGGTATATCAAGAACGCTCTGTCCCGGCCTTCCGATGGTTACCAACCCGCCGAGACCAATTCTTTTCAACTTATCCCCGAGATGTTCAACCATGTCGCGGCTGTCGGCGGGGAATTCCCTGAAACTGGCCCCTATCCTGCCGTTTCCTGTTTTGATGGCCCCCATATAGTCCGTCATGCCGCTCCGGATAAAAACCTCGAGGGGGTCAATACTGGTTCCATCATACATTATTAGCTCTACAAAACGGGTAGGCTTCTTATCGATCAGTTCGAGTAATCCTCCGAAGCGCGAGTTCGTGGGGATCCCGTGTTTGAGAAGCACCCCATTCAAGGTTATCGAGCAGACCGTGCCTATCCCTATCATCCCTTCAGGGACCGTAATATGCTCGAGGCTCTCCCCGGGGGCAAGAAATGTGATGAGTTCTCCCATGGCGTACCCGTCTCTGAAAACCTTGTAGATATGGGAAATGCTTTCTGCGAAAAGTTCCGGGTTAACCATTGTTATATTGATAACGACACTTCCCGAAGTTGTGTTGAGATCAAAATTCATACGATAGGTCATCTGATCGATCTTTGCCGAAAGAAGTCCAACCTTTTCAATTATGTCGGAGGACTCGAGTTCCTTGCGCCCCTGTTCTGTAATATGGTGACCTCTTTTGCCCTGGCTCATCGTCAGTCCCTCGGCCATCAGGTGCTGGAGATATAAACGCACCGTCCTTTCACTGACCTCATGCCCAAGCAGGTTGATCTCCTCGGCGATCCTTATGCTGGAAAGCGCTGACCGGGCATCCTTTAAGGTCTTAAGTATCAAGAGCTCCTTTGGTTTCCTCTTTTCTTCCATATAGGCCTCACTCCACAATCACGATATGTACCGGCAATCGGTAACAGGCCGGCCGGCAAGTCTGCCGTTATTTAATTCTAGCAACTACAACAATAAAGGGCAAGAAAATAAGAGGGCTAGACATAACTAAACTATTTTATTGACAATGAGTGTGACCGTTGGCATAATTATCAACGACGGTAGCTTCCATATATGGCAATTACTTGCCGCTCGTATGGCAACGCCTTACCGCATAACCAATATCAAGGAGGCTCACATGATCGAGTGGCCAAAATCAAACGACGCATTGGGAACAGTCAACAGGGGCAATCCGGCAGAATCCGGTCTTTGTACATTATGTCGTTCAGATTGCAAAGGTAAGTGCGAAACGTTTCTCTCCAGCCTCAAGGGTAGAAAGATGCTCTATCCAAGAGACTTTGGGACTGTAACAGCGGGCAGCGGCAACACCATGCACATAGGAGTTGCGTACAACTCCCTGAGAATCCAGGGGTACAATTACGGGGTGAGCGGACTCCCTGGTGGACTCTCGAACTCAGCGGACGACTGTATCTTCCCCAACGTCAATGTCGAAACAGAATTCGGAAATACAGTGAAGACGAAATGCAAGGTTCCCATTATGACGGGCGCATTGGGTTCCACATTCATTGCGGCTAAATACTGGGATTCTTTTGCTGCCGGAGCGGCCCTGGTGGGAATCCCTATAGTAGTTGGAGAGAACGTCGTCGGCATCGACCGGGAAGCGGTTATCAAGAACGGCAAGATCGTGAAGGCGCCGGAACTTGATCGCAGGATCGATACATACCTGCGCTATTTTGATGGTTATGGCGCGATCATAGTACAGATGAACGTTGAGGATACGAGAAATGGTGTGGCGGAATATGTCATTGAGAAATACGGCGACAAGGTCATCATTGAACTCAAGTGGGGTCAGGGCGCCAAGGATATTGGAGGTGAGATTCAGGTTGACAATCTCGGCTATGCCCTTTTTCTTAAGGACAGGGGTTATGTGGTAGATCCCGATCCAACCAGGCCAGAGGTTCAGAAAGCATTTGAACATGGCGCGATCAAGACCTTTGCCCGTCACAGCAGGCTTGGATATACCGATCTTTCATCGGCAGATCAGGTCGAAGAGTCTTTCATGACCGCCGTCGAATATCTCAGGAAAATAGGTTACACGAGAATCTCTCTTAAGACCGGTTCCTATGGCATGGAGGCCCTTGCCATGGCCATCAAGTATGCAAGCGATGCCGAGCTTGATCTTCTTACCGTCGACGGATCCGGCGGCGGAACCGGCATGAGCCCAT
It encodes the following:
- a CDS encoding NrpR regulatory domain-containing protein, translated to MNKMMFTILRILDKYEEVVGSAELSRELLNHGIELSERTVRYYLKLLDQMGMTRIRGKRGRVITEKGKGEVSKAFVSERIKFVISKIDSLSYLTDFNIDSLTGNIILNISFFPEHKLKDAVRVMAKAFDSPYVMSRRIAFAKGGERIGDVQVPRGYVGLGTVCSITLNGIFLKSGIPVTSRYGGVVEIRDGVPSRFTSLISYEGSSMDPLEILIKSRTTDVIGAIAGNNGRILASFREIPVVSIREAEILTEKMSRKEIGRNILFGKPNQPLLDVPVGIDKVGMIVVGGLNPVAAAEEAGIFTENRAMSTLYEYSRLLTFNEAASDLL
- a CDS encoding PEP/pyruvate-binding domain-containing protein: MKPSLPVSTGLPGLDLVFNDLRLGDNVVWQVDEIEDYRHFVLPFARKALKEGRRVVYMRFADHAPLLDPPECTRIYSLDAYTGFETFTTQVYNIATTEGREVFYVFDCLSFLQSVWATDLMTGNFFVVMCPYLFELDTIAYFSILRHSHSFKTVARIRETTQLLLEVYKPGDNYCVHPLKAWNRYSPTMFFPHLEEGAEFSPIINSVDATQLFSDISRRETQSPRRYLDYWDHLFMKAEDLSHRSCEPDERQEMIDELCRIMIGKETRMFSLARKVFTLEDLLDIKSRVIGTGFVGGKTVGMLLARKILEMDKWLPWQNYLEHHDSFYIGSDIFYTYIVQNGLWKLRTEQKTKEGYFEAAIPLGERMLGGDFPYEIKEQFQQLIEYFGQSPIIIRSSSLLEDAFGNAFAGKYDSIFSVNQGSPEQRYATFVESVRRIFASTMNEDALAYRLQRGLDQQDEQMALLVQRVSGSYRKHYFFPDLAGVGISYNNFVWKEGMDPKAGMLRLVAGLGTRAVNRVENDYPRIVALDNPLYRPHTAPDEARRFSQHNLDTLNIETNSFETISFMNKAQDGLNIKLDLFAVRDPETTQRMRELGHQDREAWILTFDNLLSNTSLSGVLHRMLKALEEAYDYPVEIEFTVNFTQYNEYKINLLQCRPVQTRGQARQRVNIPDQIDRDSVFISIQGHFMGGSIVQDIARVIFVDPAEYSKLNVSDKYSIARLIGRLNKLIKNRDDMPTLLLGPGRWGSTIPSLGVSVRFSEINNISFLAEIAYMGGNLIPELSFGTHFFQDLVETNIFYLALFPDNPEVIFQKEILDRFDNVFPALVPESSKFQNVVKVYETKGQRLCVMADIISQKLICFA
- a CDS encoding NrpR regulatory domain-containing protein; this translates as MEEKRKPKELLILKTLKDARSALSSIRIAEEINLLGHEVSERTVRLYLQHLMAEGLTMSQGKRGHHITEQGRKELESSDIIEKVGLLSAKIDQMTYRMNFDLNTTSGSVVINITMVNPELFAESISHIYKVFRDGYAMGELITFLAPGESLEHITVPEGMIGIGTVCSITLNGVLLKHGIPTNSRFGGLLELIDKKPTRFVELIMYDGTSIDPLEVFIRSGMTDYMGAIKTGNGRIGASFREFPADSRDMVEHLGDKLKRIGLGGLVTIGRPGQSVLDIPVSEGRIGAIVIGGLNPVSILEETGIRAYSRALGGLIDFNRLFRYEEMESRIQPFLH
- a CDS encoding glutamate synthase-related protein, which gives rise to MLYPRDFGTVTAGSGNTMHIGVAYNSLRIQGYNYGVSGLPGGLSNSADDCIFPNVNVETEFGNTVKTKCKVPIMTGALGSTFIAAKYWDSFAAGAALVGIPIVVGENVVGIDREAVIKNGKIVKAPELDRRIDTYLRYFDGYGAIIVQMNVEDTRNGVAEYVIEKYGDKVIIELKWGQGAKDIGGEIQVDNLGYALFLKDRGYVVDPDPTRPEVQKAFEHGAIKTFARHSRLGYTDLSSADQVEESFMTAVEYLRKIGYTRISLKTGSYGMEALAMAIKYASDAELDLLTVDGSGGGTGMSPWNMMESWGVPSILLHSKTYEYAAILAAKGVKVVDIAFAGGLAREDHIFKALALGAPFTKLICMGRSAMIPGFVGSNIEGVLNPDRRARVNGNWDELPPAVKELGVSADEIFAGYYDVQKKVGQDEMKNIPYGAIAMWTLIDKLAAGLQQLMAGARRFRVSEISRNDIFSANRETEIETNIPFITDVFDESAKRILTSESRVLLKRMGAR